One Fulvia fulva chromosome 12, complete sequence genomic region harbors:
- a CDS encoding Peroxiredoxin DOT5 has translation MVELRKRPAAPPPPPPAKKRAPAKPKAKKDDAPKAAEPEPAEAAPAPEPIAEAAKGGAPKVGDSITLDGFGGEIETNDGDKTTLAKLVSDSQAGVVLFTYPKASTPGCTTQACLFRDSYEPLTATGLSIYGLSTDSPKANTTFKTKQKLPYPLLCDPNATLIAAIGLKKAPKGTTRGVFVVDKSGKVLAAEPGGPAPTVEVVKKLVAAAGGDAGADGIKKAEDKVSADTAGEVADTAEKLDGKA, from the exons ATGGTAGAACTACGCAAGAGACCCGCCGCACCTCCACCGCCTCCGCCAGCCAAGAAGCGGGCACCAGCTAAACCAAAGGCAAAGAAGGACGATGCGCCCAAAGCTGCGGAGCCCGAGCCAGCAGAAGCAGCTCCCGCGCCAGAGCCAATAGCTGAGGCAGCGAAAGGCGGAGCGCCCAAAGTCGGTGACAGCATCACCCTCGATGGCTTCGGTGGAGAGATCGAAACCAACGATGGAGATAAGACAACATTGGCCAAGCTCGTCAGCGACAGCCAGGCCGGTGTGGTGCTTTTCACCTATCCCAAGGCCAGCACGCCAGGAT GCACGACCCAAGCATGTCTCTTCCGCGACTCGTATGAGCCTCTCACAGCGACAGGTCTCAGCATCTACGGCCTCAGCACAGATAGCCCCAAGGCCAACACTACATTCAAGACGAAGCAGAAGTTGCCATATCCACTGCTATGCGATCCGAACGCGACACTGATCGCCGCGATTGGCTTGAAGAAGGCGCCAAAGGGTACAACAAGAGGTGTCTTTGTCGTTGACAAGAGCGGCAAGGTCCTCGCCGCTGAGCCAGGAGGTCCAGCGCCTACTGTAGAAGTTGTGAAGAAGCTCGTAGCTGCTGCAGGTGGTGATGCTGGTGCCGATGGCATTAAGAAGGCCGAGGACAAGGTCAGCGCCGACACGGCTGGTGAGGTTGCCGACACTGCGGAGAAACTCGATGGCAAGGCTTAG
- a CDS encoding N amino acid transport system protein, producing MSNYVKKTPDVSVEGLNDDHRPSATSKSESLSSSAISKDELPCPETAHRHGVPTYNDANQIEKAEATAPCSDPSPPSNGNDNPSSREDAKDKCGWRRSCCTMIAETLSLGILSLPAAAAAMGLIPTIVLLISFGFITTGTGYCYYLYKEKYPHIRSIPQALDNIFGAPGRWITDIIITVYLILLMAGHLILFSSFVQAFSKPEDVPCRIAVMGIAYFINCLFTFYRKFARLGYVCVACCFSILIATFVCLGYLAADKDKNLSLPGNYSAFAVTPLGLHYGDGKVTTIFGACAAFSNILLSYSGSICYFNIIDEMKEPRDFWKCLLVTNAATITMYTIAGIGMYALAGQLVGSPALDSAGSQGAKIAYCFGLPTILLAAVILANVNCKRTEDLIYAWRGLDAEEAHRSQRKAFSAVNVLWYAIVISWWTVSFIVGNSLPFFGPLLAVIGAISGNWICLGWPGMFMLHLWRPEVIQDDGTERKFTRQEIKEAGGWWKCYTTPNRWRKLLVPAMILLIVINIAASALGLYGSVMQFAVLGKGRKPFSCEYDWK from the exons ATGAGTAACTACGTGAAGAAGACGCCTGACGTCTCTGTTGAGGGTCTGAACGATGACCACAGACCCTCAGCCACCTCAAAGTCGGAATCGCTGTCCTCATCAGCCATCTCGAAAGATGAGCTGCCTTGCCCCGAGACTGCACATCGTCACGGGGTACCCACGTACAACGACGCGAATCAGATCGAGAAGGCCGAAGCCACAGCTCCATGCTCAGATCCAAGTCCACCGTCCAACGGCAATGATAACCCGTCATCCCGCGAGGATGCAAAGGACAAGTGCGGCTGGAGGAGGTCCTGCTGCA CCATGATTGCGGAGACTCTGTCTCTGGGCATCTTGTCACTCCCAGCTGCCGCTGCCGCGATGGGCCTCATTCCCACCATTGTTCTATTGATCTCATTCGGCTTCATCACCACGGGGACAGGATACTGCTATTACCTTTACAAGGAGAAGTATCCACACATTCGCAGCATCCCACAAGCCCTCGACAACATCTTCGGAGCACCAGGACGCTGGATCACAGACATCATCATCACG GTCTATCTCATCCTGCTCATGGCTGGCCATCTGATCCTATTTTCGTCATTTGTCCAAGCCTTCTCCAAACCAGAAGACGTACCGTGTCGGATCGCCGTCATGGGCATTGCCTACTTCATCAACTGTCTTTTCACCTTCTATCGCAAATTCGCTCGACTTGGCTATGTCTGCGTAGCTT GCTGCTTTTCCATATTGATCGCCACGTTCGTGTGTCTTGGCTACCTTGCAGCTGACAAGGACAAGAACCTGAGCTTGCCTGGTAACTACTCGGCCTTTGCGGTCACCCCCCTTGGCTTACACTATGGCGATGGCAAGGTCACGACCATCTTCGGTGCCTGCGCAGCATTCTCCAACATTCTGCTTTCATACAGCGGCTCGATCTGCTACTTCAACATCATCGACGAGATGAAGGAGCCCAGAGATTTCTGGAAGTGCCTCTTGGTCACTAACGCAGCCACAATCACCATGTACACCATTGCAGGTATCGGAATGTACGCCTTAGCAGGACAGCTCGTCGGATCTCCGGCCCTCGACTCTGCAGGCAGTCAAGGAGCCAAGATCGCCTATTGCTTCGGCTTGCCCACGATTCTCCTCGCCGCGGTCATCCTCGCTAATGTCAACTGCAAGCGCACCGAGGACCTCATCTACGCATGGCGTGGACTAGACGCGGAGGAAGCGCATCGCTCACAGAGAAAGGCATTCAGCGCCGTCAACGTGCTGTGGTATGCCATCGTCATCAGCTGGTGGACCGTCTCCTTCATTGTCGGCAACTCACTTCCATTCTTCGGTCCATTGCTCGCAGTCATCGGCGCTATCTCAGGAAACTGGATCTGTCTCGGCTGGCCTGGCATGTTCATGCTCCACCTCTGGCGCCCAGAGGTCATCCAGGACGATGGAACGGAGCGCAAATTTACACGTCAGGAGATCAAGGAGGCTGGTGGCTGGTGGAAGTGCTATACCACACCCAACCGGTGGAGGAAGCTCTTGGTGCCGGCTATGATCCTTCTGATCGTGATCAATATCGCTGCG AGCGCTCTAGGGCTGTATGGTTCTGTCATGCAGTTTGCCGTACTTGGCAAGGGACGCAAGCCCTTCAGTTGCGAGTATGACTGGAAGTGA
- a CDS encoding Alanine--glyoxylate aminotransferase 1, protein MSPADRLSQISRHVDYAGQDIPLNTPYSIDRDNQSSQSSAFRGPEQKRDLSHSAVSLEEEGKRAQPAAAKMSSQPPHPTLLIPGPIEFDDAVLQSMSHYSEAHVGQPFVNIFGEALTMLRKVFLTTNPASQPFIISGSGTLGWDQVAANLCEPGDEALVLHTGYFADSFADCFETYGVKATQLKAPIGDRPQLPEVEKALKEKMYKVITITHTDTSTGVLSEIKPISELVRRVSPETLIIVDGVCSVACEELRFDEWDVDCAITASQKALGTPAGLSIVMASGRAIEAFKARKTRPASYFASWKNWIPIMQNYEAKKPSYFATPPPQLVHALHTSLTQITSRSMEERFEDHKKVSQAVKKAVKELGLKELAVRPENAANGMTAIYLPEVSGKSLTPPEVLPSLLKKGVIFAGGLHKEVATKYIRFGHMGVSVTDPNRGDITKAVDALREALTEAGYKAPN, encoded by the coding sequence ATGTCTCCCGCCGACAGACTGTCTCAGATATCGAGACACGTTGACTACGCCGGACAGGACATTCCGTTGAACACACCCTACTCCATCGATCGAGACAACCAGAGCTCCCAGTCAAGTGCGTTCAGAGGTCCGGAGCAGAAGCGAGATCTGTCCCATTCAGCTGTGTCGTTAGAGGAAGAAGGAAAGAGAGCACAGCCAGCGGCAGCGAAGATGTCGAGCCAACCACCTCACCCGACCCTCCTCATCCCAGGACCCATCGAGTTCGACGATGCCGTCCTCCAGTCCATGAGCCACTACTCCGAGGCTCACGTCGGCCAGCCATTCGTCAACATCTTTGGTGAGGCATTGACGATGCTGAGAAAGGTCTTCTTGACCACCAACCCAGCGAGTCAGCCATTCATCATCTCCGGATCTGGCACATTGGGCTGGGATCAGGTTGCTGCCAACCTGTGCGAGCCAGGCGATGAGGCATTAGTACTGCACACAGGATACTTTGCCGATAGCTTTGCAGACTGCTTCGAGACATACGGCGTCAAGGCAACACAGCTGAAGGCACCAATTGGTGACCGGCCACAACTGCCAGAGGTCGAGAAGGCATTGAAGGAGAAGATGTACAAGGTCATCACAATCACACACACCGACACTTCGACTGGTGTCCTATCTGAGATCAAGCCTATATCGGAGCTGGTCCGCAGAGTATCACCAGAGACTCTGATCATCGTCGATGGTGTCTGCAGTGTAGCGTGTGAAGAACTCCGCTTCGACGAATGGGATGTTGACTGCGCGATCACCGCATCACAGAAGGCTCTCGGCACACCCGCCGGTCTTTCCATCGTCATGGCATCCGGCCGCGCAATCGAAGCGTTCAAGGCCCGCAAGACACGGCCAGCATCCTACTTCGCCAGCTGGAAGAACTGGATCCCAATCATGCAAAACTACGAAGCCAAGAAGCCATCCTACTTCGCCACACCACCACCACAACTCGTCCACGCACTTCACACATCACTGACCCAGATCACATCACGATCAATGGAAGAGCGCTTCGAAGACCACAAGAAGGTCAGTCAGGCAGTTAAGAAGGCAGTGAAGGAGCTTGGCTTGAAAGAACTTGCAGTCCGACCCGAGAACGCCGCCAACGGCATGACTGCCATCTACCTCCCTGAGGTATCCGGCAAGTCTTTGACTCCACCCGAGGTGCTCCCAAGTCTGCTCAAGAAGGGCGTCATCTTCGCTGGTGGTCTGCACAAGGAGGTTGCGACCAAGTACATTCGGTTCGGCCATATGGGTGTCAGCGTGACGGATCCCAACCGTGGGGATATCACGAAGGCCGTTGATGCTCTGAGGGAAGCGTTGACGGAGGCTGGATATAAGGCGCCGAACTAG